A region from the Triticum urartu cultivar G1812 chromosome 1, Tu2.1, whole genome shotgun sequence genome encodes:
- the LOC125525104 gene encoding cyclic phosphodiesterase-like: MIASSAKHIPLPTPHFAKPKRHRRSGPARMDPTDQSPEEVYSVWALPPEPVRDRLRGLMAGLRAAHGGPPFEPHATVVGAVRMRRPAAIQALRAAAAAAGVAPYTARVTGVARGDFFYQCVYLLLEPTPEVIQTSDHFCAHFGFQRSTPYMPHVSLLYGDLTDEEKEAARKKVEEMDSEISGLQFEISELALYRTDTEDKSLESWELVEVCHLGKK, encoded by the exons ATGATCGCCTCTTCAGCAAAGCATATTCCGCTTCCCACCCCGCATTTCGCCAAGCCCAAGCGCCACCGCCGCTCAGGCCCAGCCCGCATGGACCCCACCGACCAGTCGCCGGAGGAGGTGTACTCCGTGTGGGCCCTCCCGCCGGAGCCCGTCCGCGACCGCCTCCGCGGCCTCATGGCCGGCCTCCGCGCCGCGCACGGCGGCCCGCCCTTCGAGCCGCACGCCACCGTCGTCGGCGCCGTGCGCATGCGCCGCCCCGCCGCAATCCAggccctccgcgccgccgccgccgccgccggcgtcGCCCCCTACACCGCCCGCGTCACCGGCGTCGCCCGCGGCGACTTCTTCTACCAGTGCGTCTACCTCCTCCTCGAGCCCACCCCCGAG GTGATCCAGACAAGCGACCACTTCTGCGCCCACTTCGGGTTTCAGAGATCAACCC CATATATGCCACATGTAAGTCTCCTGTATGGGGATCTAACAGACGAAGAGAAGGAAGCAGCAAGGAAGAAAGTAGAGGAAATGGACAGTGAAATTTCTGGACTGCAGTTTGAGATCTCCGAGCTCGCACTTTATCGAACGGATACTGAGGATAAAAGCTTGGAGTCCTGGGAACTGGTGGAGGTATGCCACCTTGGGAAGAAGTGA
- the LOC125525132 gene encoding protein RICE FLOWERING LOCUS T 1-like has product MSAADPLVVAHVLQDVLDPFTSTVPLRIAYNNRLVLAGAELRPSAIVSKPRVDISGSDMRVLYTLILVDPDAPSPSHPSLREYLHWMVSDIPATTGASFGQELVVYERPEPRSGIHRMVFVLFQQLGRGTVFAPDVRHNFSCRNFARQHHLNIVAVSYFNCQREGGSGGRRFRPESSQGK; this is encoded by the exons ATGTCGGCAGCGGATCCATTGGTTGTGGCCCATGTTCTACAAGATGTGCTTGATCCATTTACATCAACTGTTCCACTCAGGATAGCTTACAACAATAGGCTAGTCCTGGCAGGTGCTGAGCTAAGACCATCTGCAATTGTAAGCAAGCCACGAGTTGATATCAGTGGCAGTGACATGAGAGTTCTCTACACCCTG ATATTGGTGGATCCAGACGCCCCAagcccaagtcacccatcactaAGGGAGTACTTGCACTG GATGGTGTCAGACATCCCTGCAACAACTGGTGCCAGCTTTG GCCAAGAGCTTGTAGTTTATGAAAGACCAGAACCCAGATCTGGTATCCATCGGATGGTATTTGTGCTGTTCCAGCAACTAGGCAGGGGTACAGTTTTTGCACCAGACGTGCGACACAACTTCAGCTGCAGGAACTTTGCACGGCAGCACCACCTCAATATCGTGGCTGTCTCATATTTCAACTGTCAAAGGGAAGGTGGATCAGGTGGAAGAAGGTTTAGGCCAGAAAGTTCTCAAGGGAAGTAG